A portion of the Achromobacter sp. MFA1 R4 genome contains these proteins:
- a CDS encoding aldolase produces the protein MNQEPRFAEALFHADTVAALRADLALALRAAAAHGLGEGVCNHFSVALPGDPDHFLLNPRGLMWNEVHADDIVLVDAHGNKLAGRHEIEPTAMFIHAAIHRIAGKACVLHTHMPYATALTLTSDRGLDTTLSQNAMRFHGRLAIDEHYNGLALDVSEGERIARAMQGADIVFLGNHGVVVCGERIDHAYDDLFFLERACTAQVLAQSTGRPLVPVNPELASKVAAQIQSERLQSELFFQALRRQLSEQ, from the coding sequence ATGAACCAGGAACCCCGCTTTGCCGAAGCGCTCTTCCATGCCGACACCGTCGCCGCATTGCGGGCCGATCTGGCTCTGGCCCTGCGCGCCGCCGCGGCCCACGGACTCGGCGAAGGCGTCTGCAACCATTTCAGCGTCGCCTTGCCCGGCGACCCCGACCATTTCCTGCTGAATCCGCGCGGCCTGATGTGGAACGAGGTCCACGCAGACGACATCGTGCTGGTCGACGCCCACGGCAACAAACTCGCCGGCCGGCACGAGATCGAACCGACCGCCATGTTCATCCACGCCGCCATCCACCGCATCGCCGGCAAGGCCTGCGTCCTGCACACACACATGCCGTACGCCACCGCCCTCACGCTCACCAGCGACCGGGGATTGGACACCACCCTGTCCCAGAACGCGATGCGCTTTCATGGCCGCCTCGCCATCGACGAGCACTACAACGGCCTGGCGCTCGACGTCTCCGAAGGCGAGCGCATTGCACGCGCCATGCAGGGCGCCGACATCGTATTCCTGGGCAACCATGGCGTCGTCGTCTGCGGCGAACGCATCGATCATGCCTACGACGATCTCTTCTTCCTGGAGCGCGCCTGTACCGCCCAGGTCCTCGCGCAATCCACGGGTCGCCCGCTGGTGCCCGTCAATCCCGAGCTCGCTTCCAAGGTCGCCGCCCAAATCCAGAGCGAACGCCTGCAATCCGAACTGTTTTTCCAGGCCCTGCGCCGCCAACTATCTGAACAGTAA